In the genome of Lycorma delicatula isolate Av1 chromosome 8, ASM4794821v1, whole genome shotgun sequence, one region contains:
- the LOC142329088 gene encoding uncharacterized protein LOC142329088, translating to MWLLISERGELFLITPKIEHLVSRKGGSITLSDDQSISRQHARILLENEDQNDDDSGIVLVDMSSKYCTFINSGIESNTKIETNQRIILKHDDLVRFGLQWNIWR from the exons GTGAGTTATTCCTTATAACACCAAAAATTGAGCATCTAGTGAGTCGCAAAGGGGGATCAATAACATTAAGTGATGATCAATCCATTAGCAGGCAACATGCGAGAATATTACTTGAAAAT gAGGATCAGAATGATGATGATTCTGGAATTGTTTTGGTTGATATGTCCTCAAAGtattgtacatttattaattcaggaattgaatcaaatacaaaaattgaaacaaatcaaAGGATTATACTAAAACATGATGATTTGGTAAGATTTGGGCTTCAGTGGAATATATGGAggtag